Part of the Ammospiza caudacuta isolate bAmmCau1 chromosome 3, bAmmCau1.pri, whole genome shotgun sequence genome, ttttaaaatgcaaataaacatGTTATACATTATACACGACTTGAACAGCTGCTAATTAGAATTCTATATTAAGTAGCAGAAGTAATTATATGCAAATATTGAATTAGCTGGACCAGCCAGAAAAATCAAAGCCACAAAAACAGTTTCTTTAATCTTTCCAGAGATGCATTTGCAGCTTTGCCCAATTTCAGATATACAAGTCAGCTCCACAGCAGCGAGCCAAGAGTGGAAGGAAGTTTTGGGAGTAGACCATTGGGGAGAAGGATCTCTCAGGAACTCCATGATTCACACATGGACAGCACTTAAGTACATAAATGATGATACATCACTGGCAACTCTTATGCAGCACCAGtaggtgccagcagcacaggaactgGTGTTTGTCACTAATGTGATGTGGCCTGGGGTGTGAGCTGTAAACTGaatgatttttctgtttcatagaACTAAGAATTCATTTAATTTGCAATTCACATTTACAGTTTGCTTCCAAACTTCCTTGGAGTTGGGATTTAATGTGCAGTGGTGTTCTGTTGCTGTAAAAAGAGTTGCTGAGTAATAGGAAGTAGCTGTCCCTGGTTTGGTTTAAAATACTTCTTTCTagcccaaatccatcccaaagcACATTTGCCAGGCGTCTATGTATGGAATTATAAAGCTGCAAATTcaagaatgaaaaaaacattattttcttccaaagcTGCAATGAAAAAATGGCTGTGTGTTTAAGATTAATCATTGCAATGAGATCAGAAAGCAGTGGTTCTAAACACCTGCAGGATACTGGAGCTGCTGATTCCAGTCACTGACCGTGTGTGTGACAAGGGCGAGGGCAAAGTGAGCCCGGTGTACTCGGCGCTGTACGGCGGGGACGGCGAGTGCCTGGAgatgctgctcaggcagggcttCAGCCCAGATGCTCAGGAGTGCCCAGACTTTGGCTGCAGGTCCCCCATGTGCATGGTTTTCCAAAAGCAGTAAGCAAACCTCTTCTGTTTTGGAGTTATTCGTAATCATATTTGCGTTAATTAACTTATTTTAAACGTGTCGTTTCCcactttcttctctcaactgcTGTCTATCTGATATTTTTCCAGAATTCCAGTGTGTTCCCCCTTTGCAGACACTCCTCATTATTCCCATTTCCTTGGGAATATTAATGTGAAGGCCTGGAGTGTGACTCACGTGCTGCACTAAGGAAAACATCTTCCAAATCGGCTTTTGAATCCTCTCAGATTTTAACAGATTATTTCTTTGTAcatggattttatttatttatagtaaataaatatttattataatatttataataaataaatatctatatttttatagttataattaattatataaaatatttatattatttataatttatttattttataaataaattataaaatttaaattaacgAGGTTTGTTAGTAATGAATTTAGTTTGTTAGTAGGCTGCCATTTAAATTAACAAGGTTTGTTAGTAGTGAATTTAGTTTGTGGCCTGCTCCTAGGAAGCTGCCTTTAAAAATCCTTGGAcaccatttttccctttctgtcctGATGCTGctttataataaataatttaggAAGGGATGCAGAGCAGGTGATTGCTCTGAACGAGGCAGGTAACACATGTCACCACTTCTGTGGAGTAACGTGCCCTCTAATCCCTAAAAGGCAACACCAGTCACAGTCTCAGTCCTTATCCTATTGGGGATAATGGTAAAaggattttaataaaaacattttgaaacGTTTTATTGCTGACAGATATAACAAGTGGTGGGTGCTTTCTGAGGCAAAGCTCATGGGATGCCCtgttccttctcctgctcacaGGTATTATCTGTTTGTTGATGTCCTGCTGAAATATGGCATCACCCTGCGTGGCATCAACTTGGCTCACTGCCTGTGCCATAAGAAATTTGCTCTGTTCCGGCGCTTCCTGAGGTCTGGCTGTTCCCTGCCCTCAGAGGAGGAGTTAACAGACTTCATCCTCTACAGCAGCATGGTGCAGAAGGAATACAAGGAAtggctgccctgcctgctcctggctggcttCAACCCCGTGAATTTCATGTGCAGGTTCTGGTAGAGCAGGGAGCCTGGTCTTTCTTAACTCAAACATCCCATGCTAATGTGCAAAGCTGCTACAGGATGGCCCTTGATAATCTGTTGCCACCATCAGGAACGGGAGTGGTTGTGGAAAGTCTGAAATAAATCATTCACACGTCACGTCTGGAGGCAGTAAAACAATTTTCTTTAGGAAGAAAGCCAGACTGGAAATTGTCTTTCTCTAGAATAGCAATAAAGCATCACTTCCCAAGTTTATATCTAACATCTCTACTTAACCCCCAAATTTAGCTGCAAATTGTGTGTGTGAGACTTTAATACAGCCATGGTAAGAAGAAATTTCAATGGGAGAAATAGGTCAGGAGGGATGTGAAACAAATGGGAAATGAAGCTGGGCCaaggctgggaggagaggaaacGGATGCAGTTTGAGACTGTTTTGTTTAACTCAATGTAGCAAAAATTCCAGtcagaattttttattattattattattattgaagTTTTTCTACATATAAACAACAGCTTGGTGATGTTTGATATTTAATTGGGCACTACAGGCTTAACTTAGAGTTgtgaaatatttgtattttctgcagGCTGTAGTAAACACATTACAAGCTTGCTACTCAATGACTGAATGAATGTCACTGTCCTTGTGTATTACATGTGATGCTTTTTGGTCTTTTATTCTGTAATCTACAAATACTTtaaaaaggtatttaaaagtAAAGAAGTCTTTGTTACACAGGATTTTCTCCATGAGTGAGGATGTCCTTAATTTTGTCCTGGAGTTCACGAATTGGAGCAGACTTCCTCCAATTGTGGAGCAACACCTTTCCCAATACAAGGAGAAGTTCACTTGGACTTCCAAGAGCCATTTTGGTAAGGACTACAGGCAGGAAAATAATGTTTCCATGTGTCCAGCTTCCAGGCTGCAGATGGGGACATTTAGGAGAAGATGACAATAGGACTTagttatgttttatttttctaatttgatTTGTATTTACAATGAAGCATCTGTCCTTTTTTGTAAGCATTGGACAGTAACTAAATACAAACCATAAAAATCAAACATAATCAAAATGTGACCAGCCAAAAAGATTCAATTGGTTGTGCAGGAATTTTTCATAGTTCAGCCTTCAGAAAAGCAGGTCTTGCGTTATGTGACTGAGAAACTGCACTTAGGTGTCTTTTTTAATGATTCCTTTCAAAggaaattattctttaaaagagtctgtaataatttttaagtTGTCCAAGTGATAATGTCATTTAATAATATTTCCTTTAGAATGCTTGATGCTAATGAGGATGTTTTTGGAGTCAAAAAAATGGGAGTTATTTGGGGAAATGCAGGTTAAATtctctctttatttccttttttagtAGTAAATATATTGGTGTAGTaagagctgctgtgtgtttgACTGGGGATTCCATTTTCCagccttccttcctcccctgtcccacctgtgccGCCTGGAGATCCGGTCCCTGCTGGGCAGCGAGCGCCTGCGCTTGGAGCGCGTGATCCGGGAGCTGCCGCTGCCAGCCTGCCTCCAGGACTACCTGCTCTACCTGGATGTGCTGCGAGCCCACAGcgtcccagagctgcaggactgcctggagcaggggcaggagggagctccTTGCAGTCACTCCCAGGCAAAGGACACGGAGGAGGGACAGCAGTAACACCAGCGCTCCGTGACGGCGGTGCCGGTGCCTGGACTCCACGGCCACAGGTTTTGTAATGGGAATCAGGAGACACGGGAGGAGAGCTGCTGTAAATGTCTCTTCTCCTCCCGTGTAATCATTCTTTTCACGCTGTAGTTTTGTACTACATCTAGAAATTTCCTATGGGTTCTATGATTTGCTTGTTTACAATCTGTTGTAGCTTTGTAAGtgaacattttctgtttcttttctaaCTCTTGGGAAGTAAAATGAGCTTTTTCAGTGAACACAGCTTACAGAGTAGTCAAAATCTGCCCATTGACACTTTATTCCAAATACAGCATTTACCAAATGAAACCATCTGAAAGTCAAGGAACACAATCTTGTATCATTGTTAAGAACTTGTGttggggagggatggagctgaaCCGGAGAAAGGTAAATTACATAAGAAAGGAGGTTGTTTGCTGAAGGaacagtgttttgtttttttttcctcttcccatgGTTGTCAATATTTGGCAGAATGTTGGTATTGGAGGCTTGGGGCCTGCACCCAGTCCCTCCCCTCACAAGTCCCTCCCCCAGGCAAGGCAGGAAATGTCCCACAGGCACACCAAGGTGTGCCAGCAAAATCCCTCCTGTGATGAAGTGCAAAAGGACTTGCTGTTTCTGAGGCCTGGTGacaaggctggagcagggacaccttgggaTGACAGCAAGGTCTCTCACACTGGGAAAGCCCTCGTCCTGTCAAGGTCAATCTGGTGCTGCCAGGATCACTGGTAGTAGATGCTGAAGGCGTGGAGGATGTACAGGAAGGTCGTGAGGAAGGCGAAGAACTGCAcgagaggaagaagaggaagggtCAGCTGGCAGAGTCAAACCCCATCTCTTCCCAGTGCTCTCAGCATGGGGAagcctcccagcacagagctccctccagcctcaAAGGAGAGGCAAAGCCTCAGCTTTTCCCATCATCCAGCCACATCAGGCTGTCTGTGAACTGGTGGACTCTAAGAAGACAACGCCAGCTGCACGACCCACAGAGCTGAGGAGCTGAAACTCTGCCCTGTTGGCACTtggggtggctctgctgtggctttagcaggtgctgctgcccttgCAGGGGTGAGTGTGTGTCCTGCAGCCCGGCAGGTGCTCTGGACTCACCGATGCAGCGCTGTTGAGTTGGTAGTTGAGGGGCGCGTTGACGCCGAACTCAGAGTTGATGGTGGCGTTGGCCTGCAGGACCGCGGCGCTCATGTACAGAATGGCCGTGGTGCCGTGGTACAAACTGTCCTGCAAAACGAGACACCTGTGAGTGCCCCAAAGGGGGACAGGTGCCTGGAGAGGCCTGGGACCAAACCAAGCAGTGgtttcactgcacagctccccTGGACTTTCCAGTCAaggcaaaaggaagaaagggtTGGTGGGTCACCAGCCATGGTGATCCTGCACCCACGTTGCTGCTGCCAACATCTGCCCGTGTTCCATCCCTTCTTACCAGCACTTTCCAGTTCTCGCTGTTCCTGTGGAAGCCGAGGAGGTAGCttaagaggagcagcagggagatgaGGCAGGAGGTGAGGGACACGTACAtcacccatccctgcagcagcgGCAAGGAGACAGAGGTAGCAGCAACGAGGATCCACACCCAGGTCCCGCAGACCTGCCGGGTACAAACAGGCGCCGCTGATGAGTGTGGGATGAGGAAAAGCTCTTTTCCTCCCCagttccctcctccctccctcctgagccagctgcagcagccagcggAACCCCTGCATCtttcccagagcatcccagtgctAAGGGAAGCAAGGAAGCAAGTTGGCATCGGTTCCCCTGAAAACTCAGGGGAAATGAGTGTTCACACGAAAGGGAAGGGTTTGCTGCCGCCTTGCACACAAGGAAATGTCTCACCCCGAGGGATTTGGTGGAGAAGCcagaaaatgtgcttttatcTGGGAAAAGTGAGCGGCTGCCtcaacccagccctgcccgctcGTTAATCTCCAGGGCTTGGAATCAGAGCACAAGGAAGTCTCCTCTCAGCTCCACGCACCAGCCTGGAGCGAGTTGCTCGCTCTGGATCCACCCAAAATATTTACTGAGCACAAAAAGCCCACAAGGTCATCGGGATGAGCCCATGCCACCCTGTGccatcccagctgctgtgggtgagaCCCCTGGAAttgcagcagggagctgagcccaTCACCACGGCCAGGGATCGTGGCTGTGGAGCACAGGGTGTGGGTTGCCAGCCCCGTGCACCATGACAAAGTACATCAGGTGCTATCTTGGCCGGTCCCACTGGATGCCCTCTGGACCCAGAAGCAATTGAAAGAATCATGGAATGTCATCACACATTACCAGACGCCCAATTGCCTTCAACCCCTGGAACGACTTGATACAGAGAGCAAAATTGCCTTGATTTTCCAGCCATTTCTACAGAGAGCTGCTTCACGATAACGAGAGCTGCCAGTCTGCCCTGGATGAGCCAGCAGCTCttcagcctctcccagccccacggCAGCCGGTGACCCTCACGCAGGCTGTGATGGAGCCGAGCGTGCCTTGTCCTCAAGCTGTTCCTAAAATCCCCTTCAGGAATACTTTGTGCATTCAGCATAAGCTCAAAGCCAAACTGTCACTCCCCAGTCAGGATGCCTTCAGGATGTCTTCGGGGGATTTTAGCCCGGAGCGGGCTCCGTGAGGCAGCGCGGCGAGGCATACTCACGATCTCGGGCAGGATGAAGGCGTAGGGGATGGTTTTGAAGACGGCGGGTCCGGAGGGCAGGGCGGGCTGCGCGGAGGCTGCGGAGGGACCCACCGAGGCCATCTCTGCCCCGCCGACagcgctccgctccgctcggCTCCGCCGGCGCTCGCCTGCCCCGCGCCGCTCCCGTGCGGGATTTAAGGGACACGCCCGCGGGACGTAAGCGCAGGAACCGGCCCGGGCTGGCACCGCGCCgctgccccgggcccggcccgccgaGCCCTGGCACCGCCCGAGGCCGCGCCGCTTGGTGCATCCCCCGGCCAGCCGCGATGGGACACGCGGGACCCCACCCCGCCGGGCGCCAGGGCAAGGTCATTAACtagagagggaaggaaaaaacttCCTACACCTTGCCGGCACAGAAATGTTTCCTGCGAACAGTTCTCTTGGCACGCTTCCaatcctgaaatattttagCTTCCACTGTTGTTGCCTCCTCCCCTTTCTGTTCAGGTTTCTGCTCCGCGGTCACGTCAGACACCTCCACACCCTCCAGGCACATCCAGCTTTCAGAAACTGGCAGGTAAATTTTACAAACACGCCAGGAGGGTTTGGCAATGTGCTCCCGAGTGCCCAGTAAGGTGTgaaggggagctgcaggaatttCTGCCTCCCGGCAAATGCAGTTTGGATTCGGGAAGGGCTTGCTGTCCCATCCAGTGCACTCTGCCTGGCCCCAGAACTCCCAGATAAGGGGTGGGATGAAAGGCTGGGGGTGGCACTTCTGCCTGGTGGCCCAGAGAGGACAGACTGACCCCATTAACCAGGGCAATGGgctacagcagcaggaagacACTGTCCCAGTGAGTTATCCCAGCTCTGCTAGGCGAGACAGGTGATGCCCCAGGAACTTGGCTTCTATGCCAAGCTCTTGCACAACACAGAGCAAAGATCAAATCCATGTCTCTGAGCGCTTCCTAGGCTGGGGGAAGTCTCCTGTGGTATTTCTGGAGGCTCCAGTTTACAGATACTCCAGTGGGAGCTGGTTTTTGGCTCCATGCAGTGGACATTTTCAAAAATCTTGTTTCATATCT contains:
- the ASB3 gene encoding ankyrin repeat and SOCS box protein 3, coding for MPGMDFTEAYSDRCSAVGLAAREGNVEILRELINRGYSVDVPDNRRWLPIHEAAAHNSSECLKLLIDRAPADDYIHSRTFEGMCALHLSARHGSVECLRILLEAGADLDNVTTESATTPLFLAVENKHTEVVKFLLQHGANIEGSHSWSGWNSLHQASFQGSTEIMEMLLEKGASTDCRDDFGITPLFVAAQYGQLQSLRLLLSHGADVNCQAKDRATPLLIAAQEGHLDCVKLLLAAGADPNLYCNSDNWQLPIHAAAEMGHAKILELLIPVTDRVCDKGEGKVSPVYSALYGGDGECLEMLLRQGFSPDAQECPDFGCRSPMCMVFQKQYYLFVDVLLKYGITLRGINLAHCLCHKKFALFRRFLRSGCSLPSEEELTDFILYSSMVQKEYKEWLPCLLLAGFNPVNFMCRIFSMSEDVLNFVLEFTNWSRLPPIVEQHLSQYKEKFTWTSKSHFAFLPPLSHLCRLEIRSLLGSERLRLERVIRELPLPACLQDYLLYLDVLRAHSVPELQDCLEQGQEGAPCSHSQAKDTEEGQQ
- the MALL gene encoding MAL-like protein gives rise to the protein MASVGPSAASAQPALPSGPAVFKTIPYAFILPEIVCGTWVWILVAATSVSLPLLQGWVMYVSLTSCLISLLLLLSYLLGFHRNSENWKVLDSLYHGTTAILYMSAAVLQANATINSEFGVNAPLNYQLNSAASFFAFLTTFLYILHAFSIYYQ